One Triticum dicoccoides isolate Atlit2015 ecotype Zavitan chromosome 4B, WEW_v2.0, whole genome shotgun sequence genomic window carries:
- the LOC119294698 gene encoding uncharacterized protein LOC119294698, giving the protein MEQISLGHRYKECRPQRISSSPSKLLVGKDVLKELEERRSSPSVVAKLMGIDVLPPTYVANKRHQQFKDVFEVSEELPETFTKEMSYHFPKGLPSLKRSAMKLRKLMPSKSPYCDETFDNEVEYNNGLDRLNPLEIDNPLFEKCPRDLNYSPNNQHEKDTAGTFRKYPVGLANSSLKDIKNMSRGNYGDFNNIVVLEPGLGNSHDPENSFSMSLLSHDNCNSRRNRKKKLGESVVMSNERVSQHLLDTVNVARIKRERYLTSDAINSLSKGEEPSFDQFNIVDMNSAGSFQMYSGDDIDSRQNKSSSSSLPGKSFRKYDEGDVGSRTLAQMFALSDSERVKKNLNPHAQIQHNKLDQGKGHNKEGCFIVLPKHGSPLSLHTSLDRSSSCEGSPNSEIFPDPSVSYNNGKVTFDSFLAKRRLKQIASGRQNNLRNASVVKSLALEQRRPASPSLDDFRCHSWRPSDNVSTSVCTNERVLFATDKGLIHEPAETVPSSFQLQLSREQKVSATPLQCHDYESVSISNHDDLAKSRKGLEEFEQPSPVSILQPPTDEDSCCSGFFKNDLQDMLSMETRIDHRRFRDEPEVSTISSDDGNDSSYKSLEAFQVEEDRDFSYLLDILISSGMIVSTDWQLLCKSWHSSSFPVAPQVFERLESKYAKMTSWPKPERRLMFDLANSVLSDVLAPCTNIHPWVSSTRQCRPIWGPEGPVEKVWQMMVRQQEELAIAHPDDKVLDPNWLELGDDIYTVGKHISMMLHDDLLEEVILEFLSLSGSAAACM; this is encoded by the exons ATGGAACAGATTTCA CTTGGGCATCGATATAAGGAGTGCAGGCCACAAAGGATTAGCAGCTCTCCAAGCAAACTACTTGTTGGGAAGGATGTACTGAAAGAATTGGAGGAAAGACGGTCATCCCCCAGTGTCGTAGCAAAACTGATGGGAATTGACGTATTGCCACCTACTTACGTAGCCAATAAAAGACATCAACAATTCAAGGATGTCTTTGAAGTGTCGGAGGAGCTACCGGAGACTTTCACAAAAGAGATGTCATACCATTTCCCTAAAGGGCTGCCAAGCTTGAAGAGGAGTGCAATGAAATTAAGAAAGCTTATGCCATCAAAGTCTCCCTACTGTGATGAAACATTTGATAATGAAGTAGAGTACAACAATGGCTTGGATCGCTTGAATCCACTTGAAATAGACAATCCTTTGTTTGAGAAGTGCCCCCGCGATCTGAATTATTCCCCAAATAATCAGCATGAGAAAGATACCGCAGGCACTTTCAGGAAGTATCCTGTGGGTTTAGCTAATTCCTCACTTAAAGATATAAAAAATATGTCGAGAGGGAATTACGGAGATTTCAACAACATTGTCGTTCTGGAGCCTGGCTTGGGGAACAGTCATGATCCAGAGAACTCTTTTTCCATGTCGTTGCTCTCTCATGACAATTGTAATTCCAGGAGAAATAGGAAGAAGAAGTTGGGTGAGTCTGTTGTAATGAGCAATGAGAGAGTTTCACAACATCTTTTAGATACTGTTAATGTGGCTAGAATAAAAAGAGAAAGATACTTGACTAGTGATGCCATCAATTCTCTGTCAAAGGGAGAGGAGCCATCATTTGATCAATTCAACATCGTAGATATGAATAGCGCTGGATCATTTCAGATGTATTCTGGCGATGACATTGACTCCAGGCAAAACAAGTCATCATCAAGTAGCTTACCTGGGAAATCCTTTCGGAAGTATGATGAAGGTGATGTCGGATCGAGAACTCTTGCACAGATGTTTGCTTTATCTGATTCAGAGAGGGTAAAGAAAAATTTGAACCCGCATGCTCAGATTCAACACAATAAACTTGACCAGGGCAAAGGCCACAACAAGGAAGGATGCTTTATAGTTTTACCAAAGCATGGATCTCCACTGTCTCTTCACACCTCATTGGACAGGAGTTCTTCCTGCGAAGGGTCTCCTAACAGTGAAATTTTCCCAGATCCTTCAGTTAGCTACAACAATGGCAAGGTTACCTTTGATTCTTTTCTGGCCAAACGAAGGCTCAAGCAAATTGCCAGCGGGAGGCAAAATAACTTAAGGAATGCTTCTGTGGTAAAAAGTCTTGCCTTGGAGCAGCGGAGACCTGCTTCTCCTTCTCTTGATGATTTCAGGTGTCATTCATGGCGTCCATCTGATAATGTTTCAACTTCTGTCTGCACAAATGAGAGAGTATTGTTCGCGACAGATAAGGGCTTAATCCACGAGCCTGCTGAAACTGTGCCTTCTTCGTTTCAATTGCAATTATCTAGGGAACAGAAG GTTTCAGCAACGCCTTTGCAGTGTCATGACTATGAATCCGTATCTATTTCTAATCATGATGATCTGGCAAAGTCTCGTAAAGGATTGGAAGAGTTTGAGCAGCCGAGCCCAGTGTCCATTCTACAGCCCCCAACTGATGAAGACAGTTGCTGTTCTGGATTCTTCAAGAATGACTTGCAAGACATGCTCA GCATGGAGACACGAATAGACCATCGTCGATTCCGAGATGAGCCTGAAGTCTCCACCATCTCAAGTGATGATGGCAATGATTCTTCTTACAAATCTTTGGAAGCATTTCAGGTTGAGGAGGACAGGGACTTCTCATATCTCCTTGATATTCTCATAAGCTCTGGTATGATAGTTTCAACTGACTGGCAGCTCTTGTGCAAGTCATGGCACTCATCTAGTTTCCCTGTTGCTCCCCAAGTCTTTGAGAGGCTTGAGAGCAAGTACGCCAAAATGACCTCATGGCCAAAGCCAGAGAGGAGACTTATGTTTGATCTTGCAAATTCTGTTCTCTCCGATGTCCTTGCACCTTGCACCAATATACACCCATGGGTGAGTTCTACTAGACAGTGCAGGCCTATCTGGGGCCCTGAAGGGCCTGTTGAGAAGGTTTGGCAAATGATGGTTAGGcagcaggaggagctggcgatAGCGCATCCTGATGACAAGGTTCTGGATCCAAACTGGCTTGAACTTGGTGATGACATATATACGGTCGGCAAGCACATATCCATGATGTTGCATGATGACCTCTTGGAGGAAGTCATATTGGAATTCCTCTCACTCTCAGGGTCGGCCGCTGCATGTATGTAG
- the LOC119294700 gene encoding beta-glucuronosyltransferase GlcAT14B-like: protein MSSSSMDHAGPSVSVLRWLLSVAAGGLFALFLLVASPVPFPSATLFLAPTAPLASSSARASKSLFVDAALSAQARAPPAAPASPPRFAYLISGSKGDAGMLRRCLLALYHPRNHYILHLDAEAPDSDRAALAAFVAAHPVLAAARNVRVVEKANLVTYRGPTMVTTTLHAAAAFLWGEGRGKGADWDWFVNLSASDYPLVTQDDMMEVFSELPRDLNFLDHTSDIGWKAFARAMPVIIDPALYMKKKGDLFWIPQKRELPTAFKLFTGSAWMVLSRPFVEYLIWGWDNLPRTVLMYYANFISSPEGYFHTVACNADEFRNTTVNHDLHYIAWDNPPMQHPHLLTLGDWDGMLASAAPFARKFRRDDPVLDRIDADLLSRGPGMLAPGGWCAAEVPAAGANRTGVDDDPCKAVGDAAHVRPGPGAERLKRLVTSLLSEENFRPKQCKVVVEEHTPMKKVEEHTPSEKVEEHH, encoded by the exons ATGTCCTCCTCCTCCATGGACCACGCCGGCCCCTCCGTGTCCGTCCTGCGCTGGCTGCTCTCCGTCGCCGCGGGGGGCCTCTTCGCgctcttcctcctcgtcgcctccccGGTCCCGTTCCCCTCCGCCACGCTCTTCCTCGCCCCGACCGCCCCCTTAGCCTCCTCCTCCGCACGCGCCTCGAAGAGCCTCTTCGTCGACGCGGCGCTCTCGGCGCAGGCCCGCGCGCCGCCGGCCGcccccgcctcgccgccgcgctTCGCGTACCTGATCTCCGGCTCGAAGGGGGACGCCGGGATGCTGCGGCGGTGCCTGCTGGCGCTGTACCACCCGAGGAACCACTACATCCTGCACCTGGACGCGGAGGCGCCCGACTCGGACCGCGCGGCGCTGGCGGCGTTCGTGGCGGCGCACCCGGTCCTCGCCGCGGCGCGCAACGTGCGGGTGGTGGAGAAGGCGAACCTGGTCACCTACCGCGGCCCCACCATGGTGACCACCACGCTGCACGCCGCCGCGGCCTTCCTGTGGGGCGAGGGCCGCGGCAAAGGCGCCGACTGGGACTGGTTCGTCAACCTCTCCGCCTCCGACTACCCGCTCGTCACGCAGGACG ATATGATGGAGGTGTTCTCGGAGCTGCCGCGCGACCTCAACTTCCTCGACCACACCAGCGACATCGGCTGGAAAGC GTTCGCGAGGGCGATGCCGGTGATCATCGACCCGGCGCTCTACATGAAGAAGAAGGGCGACCTCTTCTGGATCCCCCAGAAGCGGGAGCTGCCCACCGCCTTCAAGCTCTTCACCG GTTCTGCGTGGATGGTGCTATCGAGGCCGTTCGTGGAGTACCTGATCTGGGGGTGGGACAACCTCCCGCGCACGGTGCTCATGTACTACGCCAACTTCATCTCGTCCCCGGAGGGCTACTTCCACACCGTGGCCTGCAACGCCGACGAGTTCCGCAACACCACCGTCAACCACGACCTGCACTACATCGCGTGGGACAACCCCCCGATGCAGCACCCGCACCTGCTCACCCTCGGCGACTGGGACGGCATGCTCGCCAGCGCCGCCCCCTTCGCGCGCAAGTTCCGCCGGGACGACCCCGTCCTCGACAGGATCGACGCCGACCTCCTGTCGAGGGGCCCCGGCATGCTCGCCCCGGGCGGCTGGTGCGCCGCGGAGGTGCCGGCTGCCGGTGCAAACCGCACCGGCGTCGACGACGACCCGTGCAAGGCCGTCGGGGATGCGGCGCACGTTCGGCCTGGCCCGGGGGCTGAACGGCTGAAGCGGCTTGTTACGTCGCTCTTGTCGGAGGAGAACTTCCGGCCGAAACAGTGCAAAGTAGTAGTAGAAGAACATACTCCCATGAAAAAGGTAGAAGAACATACTCCCTCGGAAAAAGTAGAAGAACATCATTAA
- the LOC119294699 gene encoding HIPL1 protein-like: MRRPRSLPLLLLLFCCLSWQQPWLLHALPLCTDARAPAPLNGTVGFCSYSGSSCCDAAADAALKKRFEAMSVSDAACAAVVKSILCAKCSPFSAELFNSSSKIRMVPLLCNYTSSGSSAQSKDSTQDYCKLVWETCKNVTILNSPFQPSLQGSGRLPSSASKLTGVWQSENDFCTSFGGSSDDKSVCFSGNAVSFNTTEPPPSPKGVCLERIGNGSYLNMAPHPDGSNRVFLSNQAGKIWLANVPEQGSGGILQFDEANPFLDLTDEVHLDSEFGLMGIAFHPKFATNGRLFVSYNCDRTQSPNCAGRCSCNSDVDCDPSKLGTDNGAQPCQYQVVVSEYSAKVSSNVSAATSANPSEVSRIFTMGLPYTAHHAGQILFGPTDGYLYFMMGDGGNKGDPFNFSQNKKSLLGKIMRLDVDNVQSQKQIGNQTLWGNYSIPKDNPFAQDSDLQPEIWALGFRNPWRCSFDSERPSYFYCADVGQDAYEEVDLISKGGNYGWRAYEGPYIYHPEWTPGGNTSLGSINAIFPAMGYNHSTVNKNVGSASITGGYVYRGSTDPCLYGRYIYADLYASAMWTGSETPPSSGNYTSALTPFGCSKNSPIPCESAGGAALPSLGYIFSFGEDNRKDVFVLASKGVYRVVRPSLCGYTCASETPATGNGTSPPPPGPPSSLASVTRAGKSMAVALASVVYALYF, from the exons ATGCGTCGGCCGCGCTCGCTCCCTCTCCTGCTTCTCCTCTTCTGCTGCCTCTCATGGCAGCAGCCGTGGCTCCTCCACGCCCTCCCGCTCTGCACCGACGCCA GGGCGCCGGCGCCGCTGAACGGGACGGTGGGGTTCTGCTCCTACAGCGGGAGCAGCTGCTgcgacgccgccgccgacgccgcgctCAAGAAGCGGTTCGAGGCCATGAGCGTCTCCGACGCCGCCTGCGCTGCCGTCGTCAAGTCGATCCTCTGCGCG aAATGCAGCCCATTTTCAGCCGAGTTGTTCAACTCAAGCTCAAAGATTCGGATGGTTCCACTTCTGTGCAACTATACCTCTTCCGGAAGTTCTGCTCAGTCAAAAGATTCCACGCAAGATTACTGCAAACTAGTCTGGGAGACCTGCAAAAATGTGACAATATTGAACTCTCCTTTTCAACCTTCCTTGCAAGGAAGTGGAAGACTGCCTAGTTCTGCATCAAAGCTCACTGGTGTCTGGCAGTCAGAAAATGACTTTTGTACATCATTTGGTGGATCGTCTGATGATAAGTCAGTATGCTTCAGTGGAAATGCAGTTTCATTCAACACTACCGAGCCACCACCCTCCCCTAAAGGGGTGTGCCTCGAGAGAATCGGCAACGGGTCATACCTGAACATGGCCCCTCACCCTGATGGATCCAACAGGGTTTTCTTGTCCAACCAAGCAGGAAAGATATGGTTGGCAAATGTCCCAGAACAAGGGTCTGGAGGCATTCTGCAGTTCGACGAGGCGAACCCATTCCTTGATCTGACCGACGAAGTGCATTTGGATTCTGAGTTTGGGCTCATGGGCATAGCATTTCATCCAAAGTTTGCTACCAACGGGCGCCTCTTTGTTTCCTATAACTGTGATAGAACTCAATCACCTAACTGTGCTGGTAGATGTTCATGTAATTCTGATGTTGACTGTGACCCTTCAAAGCTAGGCACTGACAATGGTGCGCAGCCATGCCAGTACCAGGTTGTTGTTTCAGAGTACTCTGCAAAAGTCTCATCAAATGTTTCTGCG GCAACATCTGCTAATCCATCAGAGGTTAGCAGGATATTTACAATGGGGTTGCCGTATACAGCTCATCATGCAGGACAAATACTTTTTGGACCTACAGATGGGTATCTGTATTTTATGATGGGGGATGGTGGGAACAAAGGCGACCCTTTCAATTTCTCTCAGAACAAGAAGTCACTTTTGGGAAAAATAATGAGGCTTGATGTTGACAATGTACAAA GCCAGAAGCAAATTGGTAACCAGACCTTGTGGGGCAACTATTCAATTCCAAAGGACAATCCATTTGCTCAAGACAGTGACTTGCAACCAGAGATTTGGGCCttggggtttagaaacccatggagATGCAGTTTTGATTCTGAGAGGCCTTCCTACTTCTACTGTGCAGATGTTGGGCAG GATGCATACGAAGAGGTAGATTTGATCTCCAAGGGCGGAAACTACGGATGGCGTGCATACGAGGGGCCATACATCTATCATCCAGAGTGGACACCCGGAGGGAACACATCACTTGGTTCCATAAATGCCATCTTCCCTGCCATGGGCTACAACCATTCTACTGTGAATAAGAACGTTGGGTCTGCATCAATCACAGGCGGATATGTGTACCGTGGGTCTACGGATCCCTGCTTATATGGAAG GTACATTTACGCGGATCTATACGCGTCGGCGATGTGGACCGGCTCGGAGACCCCGCCGAGCAGCGGGAACTACACCTCCGCGCTGACGCCGTTCGGCTGCTCCAAGAACTCCCCGATACCCTGCGAGTCCGCCGGCGGGGCCGCTCTCCCGTCGTTGGGCTACATATTCTCCTTCGGCGAGGACAACCGCAAGGACGTGTTCGTCCTGGCCAGCAAAGGCGTGTACCGGGTGGTCCGGCCCAGCCTGTGCGGCTACACCTGCGCCTCGGAGACGCCGGCGACCGGTAACGGAACttcgccgccgcctcccggccctccGTCGTCTCTAGCCTCGGTGACGCGCGCAGGGAAGTCGATGGCCGTGGCCCTGGCCTCCGTTGTATATGCGCTGTACTTTTGA